The Methanomassiliicoccus luminyensis B10 genome includes a window with the following:
- a CDS encoding preprotein translocase subunit Sec61beta, translating to MPPQKKKGQGFQSAAGLIRYFDSEVDKGLVLKPTYIVGAIIATVVVVTLLKIIWPV from the coding sequence ATGCCCCCGCAGAAAAAGAAAGGCCAGGGATTCCAGTCCGCAGCCGGTCTCATCCGTTACTTCGACAGCGAGGTCGACAAGGGCCTGGTGCTGAAGCCCACGTACATAGTCGGGGCCATCATCGCCACCGTGGTCGTGGTAACTCTTCTGAAGATCATATGGCCGGTTTGA
- a CDS encoding inorganic diphosphatase: protein MTMWTNLPAGRDPPNVVNVIIETPKGSKNKYEVSKDYDAILLDRVLHSSVVFPLEYGMIPRTYYEDGDALDAMVVMSEPTFTGCVVEARPIGLLRMRDEKGADDKVLCAAVKDPRNREYHDLSDLPTHYLEEIAEFFRTYKHLEEGKNTEVMGWEGRESGLQCVLNGMDLFQKTFGDLVKK from the coding sequence ATGACTATGTGGACGAACCTCCCCGCCGGCAGGGACCCGCCGAACGTGGTGAATGTTATCATTGAGACGCCCAAGGGGAGCAAGAACAAGTACGAGGTCTCCAAGGACTATGACGCCATCCTCCTGGACCGCGTGCTCCACTCCAGCGTGGTGTTCCCTCTGGAATACGGCATGATCCCCCGTACTTACTATGAGGACGGCGACGCCCTCGATGCCATGGTGGTCATGTCCGAGCCGACCTTTACCGGGTGCGTGGTGGAGGCCCGTCCCATCGGCCTGCTGAGGATGAGGGACGAGAAGGGCGCTGACGACAAGGTCCTGTGCGCCGCGGTGAAGGACCCCCGGAACCGCGAGTATCACGACCTCTCGGACCTGCCGACCCACTACCTGGAGGAGATCGCGGAGTTCTTCCGGACCTACAAGCACCTGGAGGAGGGGAAGAACACCGAGGTCATGGGATGGGAGGGCAGGGAGTCGGGACTGCAATGCGTCCTGAACGGCATGGACCTGTTCCAAAAGACCTTCGGCGATCTGGTGAAAAAATAA
- a CDS encoding FeoA family protein: MNTSMPLAMAAEGAECMVQEVRGSNPISTRLREMGFVNDARVTVLKADGKGLIVGVNGSRLALSRGVASQIMVC; encoded by the coding sequence ATGAACACCTCGATGCCCCTTGCCATGGCCGCCGAAGGCGCTGAGTGCATGGTACAGGAGGTCCGCGGGAGCAACCCCATCTCCACTAGGCTCCGGGAGATGGGGTTCGTCAACGACGCTCGCGTGACGGTCCTCAAGGCAGACGGAAAGGGCCTTATCGTGGGCGTCAACGGTTCTCGCCTCGCCCTCAGCAGGGGCGTGGCCAGCCAGATCATGGTTTGTTGA
- the feoB gene encoding ferrous iron transport protein B gives MEKEIRIALIGNPNVGKTSLFNVLTGSRQHVGNWPGVTIEKKTGSRPHKGYVLQITDLPGTYSLATRSPDEAVANDFITKEHPDLVVQVVDSTNLERNLYLTTQLMDMGLDVVLALNMSDMAESRGDILDVKKFSQAWGIPAVPISATQRTGINDLLDTIIKTFKDETVPRPITDFGAAAEKKVAELEGIMHANQFDTPTLRWIALRLMEGMEEPSKLTQNAAAAQQLDAALVGVDKEGMEMDFVDKRYEAITSTLGKVYRRGVEKRSISDSLDRVVTNKWLGIPIFLVLMWGIFELTFTVAAPFASLIDMGFAWLAEWIGANVQPDWLASLLGDGIIGGVGFVLVFVPNILVMFLMLSILEDSGYLARAAFIMDRAMSKLGLHGKSFIPMLLGFGCNVPALMASRTIEDKNSRLITILTTPYMSCSARLPVYILFAGIFFPAVAGTVVFGMYILGIAVAIGSALLFRHTILKGESSPFIMELPPYRMPIFKGTLIHMWERGSQYIKKAGTFILLGALIVWLLASFPWGVEYGSEASYAGALGHLLVPILAPLGFDWRIAVALVFGFLAKEIVVGALGVLYGAEEGAGLEEVLETSMTAPVALGLMSFVLIYTPCVAALGVLWRETRSWKWTLFHVFYSLAVAYLVAFVVFNLGNALM, from the coding sequence ATGGAGAAAGAGATTCGAATTGCATTGATAGGGAACCCTAACGTCGGAAAGACCAGTCTTTTCAATGTGCTGACGGGTTCCCGCCAGCACGTCGGCAATTGGCCCGGCGTCACCATAGAAAAGAAGACTGGGTCGCGGCCCCACAAGGGCTACGTCCTTCAGATCACGGACCTGCCGGGCACTTACAGCCTGGCCACGCGGTCCCCCGACGAAGCTGTGGCGAACGACTTCATCACGAAAGAGCACCCCGACCTTGTGGTGCAGGTGGTCGACTCGACCAACCTGGAGAGGAACCTGTACCTCACCACCCAGCTTATGGACATGGGCCTCGACGTGGTGCTCGCGCTCAACATGTCGGACATGGCGGAAAGCCGCGGGGACATACTGGACGTAAAGAAGTTCTCGCAGGCGTGGGGCATTCCCGCTGTACCGATCTCCGCGACGCAGAGGACGGGCATCAACGATCTGCTCGACACCATCATCAAGACGTTCAAGGACGAGACCGTCCCGCGACCGATCACCGATTTCGGCGCGGCCGCCGAGAAGAAGGTCGCTGAACTGGAAGGCATCATGCACGCGAACCAGTTCGACACCCCCACCCTCCGGTGGATCGCCCTCCGCCTCATGGAAGGCATGGAGGAGCCCTCCAAGCTTACCCAGAACGCCGCGGCGGCCCAGCAGCTCGACGCGGCCCTGGTCGGCGTCGACAAGGAAGGGATGGAGATGGACTTCGTGGACAAGAGGTACGAGGCCATCACCTCCACCCTCGGGAAGGTCTATCGCAGGGGGGTCGAGAAGCGATCTATCTCGGACAGCCTGGACCGCGTGGTCACGAACAAGTGGCTGGGCATTCCGATATTCCTTGTTCTCATGTGGGGCATATTCGAGCTCACCTTCACGGTAGCGGCCCCCTTTGCCTCGCTCATTGATATGGGGTTCGCCTGGCTTGCCGAGTGGATCGGCGCCAATGTGCAGCCTGACTGGCTCGCTTCCCTGTTAGGCGACGGCATCATCGGCGGCGTCGGCTTCGTGCTGGTGTTCGTCCCCAACATCCTGGTGATGTTCCTCATGCTGTCCATACTGGAGGACTCCGGCTATCTCGCCAGGGCCGCCTTCATCATGGACCGCGCGATGTCCAAGCTCGGCCTGCACGGCAAATCGTTCATACCCATGCTTCTTGGCTTCGGCTGCAACGTCCCCGCTCTAATGGCCTCAAGGACCATCGAGGACAAGAACAGCCGCCTAATCACGATACTTACGACCCCGTACATGTCCTGCTCTGCCAGGCTCCCCGTGTACATCCTGTTCGCAGGGATATTCTTCCCCGCCGTGGCAGGGACCGTGGTGTTCGGCATGTACATCCTCGGCATAGCGGTCGCCATCGGCTCCGCGCTGCTGTTCCGGCACACCATACTCAAGGGCGAGAGCTCGCCCTTTATCATGGAGCTGCCCCCCTATCGCATGCCCATTTTCAAGGGCACCCTGATCCACATGTGGGAGAGGGGTTCCCAGTACATCAAGAAGGCCGGTACCTTCATCCTGCTGGGCGCGCTGATAGTGTGGCTCCTGGCCAGCTTCCCGTGGGGCGTCGAGTACGGCAGCGAGGCGAGCTACGCCGGCGCGCTGGGCCACCTGCTGGTGCCTATCCTGGCCCCCCTAGGCTTTGACTGGAGGATCGCCGTCGCTCTGGTGTTCGGCTTCCTGGCCAAGGAGATCGTGGTCGGCGCCCTGGGCGTACTGTATGGGGCCGAAGAAGGCGCCGGGCTGGAAGAGGTCCTGGAGACCAGCATGACCGCCCCGGTGGCGCTGGGCCTGATGTCCTTCGTGCTCATCTATACCCCGTGCGTCGCCGCGCTAGGCGTGCTATGGAGGGAAA
- a CDS encoding FeoA family protein: MSNTTLDKLAPGNSAVIVSVEAKGPVRRRIAEMGLCPGAQITMVRKAPLNDPLEFLVRGYNISLRNADAATIVVNVKEAKA, from the coding sequence ATGAGCAACACGACCCTTGACAAGTTAGCGCCCGGCAATTCTGCGGTCATCGTCAGCGTTGAGGCTAAAGGCCCGGTGCGGCGCAGGATCGCCGAAATGGGGCTCTGTCCAGGGGCTCAGATCACCATGGTCCGGAAGGCCCCTCTCAACGATCCCCTGGAGTTCCTGGTAAGAGGCTACAATATCTCTCTCCGGAACGCCGATGCCGCCACGATAGTGGTCAATGTCAAGGAGGCCAAGGCATGA
- the lysS gene encoding lysine--tRNA ligase, protein MHWADVEANTLLEKGSVHLISTGITPSGTLHVGTLREAITAEAVRKSLEKQGASVRMIYLVDSWDPLRKKYPFLPESFEAEVGKPLAYIPCPCGQHVNYAQHYIQPFLDSIQELGIHCQVLWTHEQYEQGKFAEVIDTAIREKDKVAAILKDVSGREIAKDFFPYSPRCESCGRLTHAKVTGYEKPYVNYRCACGHEGKADIRKADGKMPWRVEWAAKWAVFGVTCEPFGKDHAAAGGSYDTGVRLAQEVFHVDPPHPIPYEFVQLKGKGQMHKSTGSSVTGVDALKITPASVMNYIILRVNPNRHIDYDSGLGILDMVDEYDRVENMYYCGGVEERDKDLLRAYELSQPEGARPSLPLQIPYRHLVSMVQITDGFEGVLSTLERMGMYDDSATPEDLALLKQRVDCVKYWLNGFAPDEVKFAVCETMPECELSDGEKAFLRELLVAMGGVEWQGERIHDAMYACAKGSAIGAKGGFQALYKIFCDQTKGPRLGFFLSTLDKDFVLGRIKEAGE, encoded by the coding sequence ATGCACTGGGCAGACGTAGAGGCCAATACCCTTCTCGAGAAAGGCAGCGTTCACCTGATATCCACCGGCATCACCCCGTCCGGCACTCTTCATGTCGGCACGCTGAGGGAGGCGATCACCGCGGAGGCGGTCCGCAAGTCCCTGGAGAAGCAGGGCGCCAGCGTGCGCATGATCTACCTGGTGGACTCCTGGGACCCCCTCAGGAAGAAGTATCCCTTCCTCCCCGAGAGCTTCGAGGCCGAGGTCGGCAAGCCCTTGGCGTACATCCCCTGCCCCTGCGGCCAGCACGTCAACTATGCCCAGCATTATATCCAGCCGTTCCTTGATTCCATACAGGAGCTGGGCATACACTGCCAGGTTCTGTGGACCCACGAGCAGTACGAGCAGGGCAAGTTCGCCGAGGTCATTGACACCGCCATCAGGGAGAAGGACAAGGTCGCTGCGATCCTGAAGGATGTCAGCGGCCGCGAGATCGCCAAGGACTTCTTCCCCTACTCCCCCCGCTGCGAGAGCTGCGGGCGCCTCACTCACGCCAAGGTCACCGGGTACGAGAAACCTTACGTCAACTATCGCTGCGCCTGCGGCCACGAGGGCAAGGCCGACATACGCAAAGCGGACGGCAAGATGCCTTGGAGGGTGGAATGGGCGGCCAAGTGGGCGGTGTTCGGGGTCACCTGCGAACCGTTCGGCAAGGACCACGCCGCCGCCGGCGGGTCCTACGACACCGGCGTCCGCCTGGCGCAAGAGGTCTTCCACGTCGATCCCCCTCACCCCATACCCTATGAGTTCGTGCAGCTGAAGGGCAAGGGCCAGATGCACAAGTCCACCGGCTCTTCCGTAACCGGCGTGGACGCGCTGAAGATCACCCCCGCCTCGGTCATGAACTATATCATATTGCGTGTGAACCCCAACCGGCACATCGACTACGATTCCGGCCTGGGCATCCTGGACATGGTCGACGAGTACGACCGCGTGGAGAACATGTACTATTGCGGCGGGGTCGAGGAGAGGGACAAGGACCTCCTGCGCGCCTACGAGCTGTCGCAGCCCGAGGGAGCGCGCCCCAGCCTGCCGCTGCAGATACCTTACCGCCATCTTGTGTCGATGGTGCAGATCACCGATGGCTTCGAGGGCGTGCTCAGCACCCTGGAGCGCATGGGCATGTACGATGACTCCGCCACCCCCGAGGACCTCGCCCTCCTGAAACAGAGGGTCGACTGCGTGAAGTATTGGCTCAACGGCTTCGCTCCCGACGAGGTCAAGTTCGCGGTGTGCGAGACCATGCCCGAGTGCGAACTCTCCGACGGGGAGAAGGCCTTCCTGCGCGAGCTCCTGGTGGCCATGGGCGGGGTGGAGTGGCAGGGGGAGAGGATCCACGATGCCATGTATGCCTGCGCCAAGGGCAGTGCGATAGGCGCCAAGGGCGGCTTCCAGGCCTTGTATAAGATATTCTGCGACCAGACCAAGGGGCCCCGCCTGGGCTTCTTCCTGTCCACCTTGGACAAGGACTTCGTGCTCGGCCGCATCAAGGAAGCCGGGGAATAA
- a CDS encoding cupin domain-containing protein → MICREKGSARSRVSEGITRREAACGKGCQIIEFILEKGSVIPDHSHPNEQVGTVVRGSIVLKMNGKNIAIGAGDGYSIAPGEVHGVDVLEDSLVIDVFAPPREDYRDTGLKPAI, encoded by the coding sequence ATGATATGTCGCGAGAAGGGCTCGGCTCGGAGCCGCGTTTCCGAGGGCATCACAAGGCGGGAAGCGGCGTGCGGGAAGGGCTGCCAGATCATCGAGTTCATCCTGGAGAAGGGATCCGTGATACCGGACCATTCCCACCCCAATGAGCAGGTGGGGACGGTGGTAAGGGGAAGTATAGTCCTGAAGATGAACGGTAAAAACATCGCCATCGGGGCGGGCGACGGCTACAGCATCGCCCCTGGCGAGGTACACGGGGTGGATGTCCTGGAAGATTCGCTGGTGATCGATGTGTTCGCCCCGCCGCGCGAGGACTATCGGGATACCGGCCTCAAACCGGCCATATGA
- a CDS encoding CBS domain-containing protein: MADDKRFSDLLVADVYETMVKTPSRIKKDASIRDAIELMIQNTLSRKVYVVDDDGKYLGTVNSETILRLIGYRVGVRDSGGWSFIRFLRDAFKEDVGSIMVKGRTISRDTPLVRATEIMVTDHLNDLPVVDEEGKLIGELVSLELFMQGRTLFEPGEKQVEL; encoded by the coding sequence ATGGCCGACGATAAGAGGTTCTCCGACCTTCTGGTCGCCGATGTTTATGAGACCATGGTGAAGACGCCTTCCCGCATAAAGAAGGACGCTTCCATCCGCGACGCCATCGAACTGATGATCCAGAACACCCTCTCCAGAAAGGTCTATGTCGTGGACGACGACGGCAAGTACCTCGGCACCGTCAACTCGGAGACCATTCTCCGCCTCATAGGGTACCGCGTGGGGGTCAGGGACTCCGGGGGATGGTCGTTCATACGCTTCCTGCGCGACGCGTTCAAGGAGGACGTGGGCAGCATAATGGTCAAGGGGCGGACCATATCAAGGGACACGCCGCTGGTCAGGGCGACGGAGATCATGGTGACCGATCACCTCAACGACCTGCCGGTGGTGGACGAGGAAGGAAAACTCATCGGTGAGCTGGTGAGCCTGGAGCTGTTCATGCAGGGCCGGACGCTGTTCGAGCCGGGCGAGAAGCAGGTCGAACTGTGA
- a CDS encoding ABC transporter ATP-binding protein, which yields MPGEAIVEMHDVTVTVGRTALLRNVDLRIGQGERVVILGPNGSGKSTLIKTMTGDLRHDTSVPGSYVRIRGEELWDLFEVRRAFGIVSGELQVDLRRDMEAAEAVLSGFFGSIGTNRSQKMSGEMERKALDALALVGSEHLARRKVNTLSMGEGRRVLMARALVSDPEALILDEPMNSLDLTGKHLVRQAMSSLARSDRTVVMVTHDPSDIVPEMERVVMLKNGRIFRDGGMDVLNEANLSELFEVPVRLASLDGHYFSWS from the coding sequence ATGCCCGGCGAAGCGATCGTGGAAATGCATGATGTCACCGTCACCGTGGGCCGCACCGCGCTCCTGAGGAATGTGGACCTTCGGATAGGGCAGGGCGAGAGGGTCGTCATCCTGGGTCCCAACGGGTCCGGGAAATCGACCCTCATCAAGACCATGACCGGCGACCTCAGGCACGACACCTCCGTCCCCGGCTCGTACGTCAGGATCAGGGGCGAGGAGCTGTGGGACCTGTTCGAGGTCCGCAGGGCCTTCGGCATAGTGTCCGGCGAGCTGCAGGTCGACCTCAGAAGGGACATGGAGGCGGCGGAAGCGGTCCTCTCCGGCTTCTTCGGCTCCATCGGGACCAATAGGTCGCAGAAGATGAGCGGGGAGATGGAGCGGAAGGCCCTGGACGCACTGGCGCTGGTCGGCTCGGAGCACCTGGCCCGACGGAAGGTGAACACCCTATCTATGGGAGAGGGCCGCAGGGTGCTGATGGCCAGGGCGCTGGTCAGTGATCCCGAGGCGCTGATCCTGGACGAGCCGATGAACTCGCTTGACCTTACCGGGAAGCACCTCGTACGGCAGGCCATGAGCTCGCTGGCCCGCAGCGACAGGACCGTGGTCATGGTGACCCACGATCCCTCGGACATCGTCCCCGAGATGGAGCGGGTGGTCATGCTGAAGAACGGGCGGATCTTCAGGGACGGCGGGATGGACGTCCTGAACGAGGCGAACCTCTCCGAGCTGTTCGAGGTCCCGGTGAGGCTCGCGAGCCTGGACGGACACTATTTCTCGTGGTCCTAG